GCCTAAAAGATTAATAGGTAGAAGTAGTAATTACTTTCTAACTTCTGGTCATGAATatcattaaaacattatttaagtTATTACAGCAAAGTACTCCAGAGTGTTGATGTTTGTCATTAAGGTAACAATTTGCTTTGGACTTCCAGTGCTGAGTGTTGTGCCATAGTACATGTAGGTAGTCGTGAATCTCACAAACCAATATGATTTCTGCAAAACATTCAGGAGATAAGATTGAATAGTGTGTTAGATTTTACACCAAGCTCAGGACAGTAACAAGTGTACTGAGTCTATTGATGCACTTCATGCATGTATGTGTTAATAGTTATGTGCAGCCTCACTAGAAGCATTGGATAAAACAACTGTGAAATAGGCTGGGAATAATGTTTCTAAAACTTTCAATCTTGCCTTTAAAATGTAGCTTACTTCTCAAGCCATAGAAGGAAATCATCCTCATCAACATAGAGAAGATGCAGTGGCTTCCTTTGCAGATGTCGGATGGGTTGCTCAAGAGGAAGGTGAAGTCTCTACAAGGCTCAGGTACGCACTTAGACTTTCtctttgaaattaaaagctgAGCAAAAGAACTGGGTTCCCTCCAGTGAGAATACACTGTGCATTACTGTTAATGCAGGGCTTTGCATTCTATAGCACataatttaaaattacaatTTATATTTTGTCTTCATCTTTATAATGAAGACTGGCAGGGAAACGTGTGAGTACCTGTGTCCAGAATTATAGCACAGATACTTCTGTGTTGGACACGGAGTGCTGCGTAGCACTGTAGCTGCATGAAACAGTTTGGCCAAAGTGATGAAGTTCTATTTTCTAACCTATCCAAATTACTGCTGACACCAGCCTGAACCAGAGTACAGTTCTGTAGTGCAGGGAAAACTTGAGTTCAGACTAACCTTCCAGAAACTGAAGGAGTGAATTACTGCTGAAGTACCTGCATGCAAACGAAGGGAGGGGTGGGACAAGTGGGTGTGAGATCAGACTAAAAGAATCCTCTAGGTAAATAGTGAGCTTAAGGCAATGTAGGCTTCTAATGAAACATGCAGGTGAGTTATTTAGCAAACATGAACATTTCAGTGTACACTCTGCATTCCACCTGTGCATGATGCTGTGTAGTGCAGCATACATTAGGTGTGTCTCATTTCACAGAGATCACATAGGTGATactgataaatatattttcactcTAATTTAGTAAATAGCATTGCAGACAATTTTTTAAGTGAATGCAGTTCTGTAAATGAAGCAACTAAATGAAAAGCCACGCTTCTCCTACCCCTAATCAGAGCAGTACTGACAACTCAGGCATAATATTCTTACAGGGCATTAAAATCCAGTGAGGAAATTTGCTTAAAATGCTATTGCTGCTCTGAGCTAAAGATACTCTTTGCtgttcagctcttctgctccTTTGAAGAGGTTGTAGAAGGTGCATTTTAGAGTGGAATGACTGCCAGCCTCCCCGCTTTGCTTTTTTAGAGTGCAGGGAGCTGGTTCCTAAAGGAAGCATCCTATGCTTTTCTCAATCTTAGTTGCTATTTCCAAGTTAATAATAGTAcctgcattttaaaatccttGGTAAAATTCAGTTGTGCTTAATCAAGCTGTGCTGGacatagaaccacagaatgctTGGGGTGGAAGAGTCCTTCAGgaccatcaagttccaaccctgctgctttgggcagggttgccaccctCTAGGGCAGTAAagctggggaaggggctgcagcaTGAGTCTTTTGGGGAGCACTCAAGGGAATTGGGTCTGGAGaagactcaggggagaccttacagCTCTCTACAATTAtctgcctgaaaggaggtggtgaggtggggatcagcctcttctcccacataacagTGATAGGGGGAGAGGTgatggcttcaagttgtgcctggggaggttcaggttggatagaatggtcaagcactggaacaggctggaggaacatgggttagtgggcatggtggtgaggggttaatggttggactagatgatcttagaggtcttttccacaGCTCCTCCGGATAATGTTTgatattttctgtcagtgttgTGAAAGACTCAGTTGTGTATCATCTAGTGCTACAGTGAGATGATCTGATTTATGACAACCCATTATCATTAATCTGTGTCAGCTCTACTCAgcctgttttaaaatgttgttgtCACCAATGAATATAAACTGTTGGTGACTGCAGATGTTCAGTAATCTCTGTGTTTAACGTAGCTTCTGCCTTcatgcaggaaagcagcagagttGAATGTTCTTGCTCTTTGTGAGTAGGAAAGCTCACAGACGCTCTTACATTGTATGAAGCTTTATTTCTCTATAGTAGTGTTTATTCTTAGAAACCTTGACGTAAGATCCCTTCCTGTTTATTGATAAGCAGCATCAAGCTCCATATACTCCATTCTCCTGGTAAAATGGAGGgcagaaatggaacagaaatcCAGAAGTTcaaaaacagtataaaaattCGCTATGGATTTTTGTCAATCCTTCAACTTCTGTCCTTGGTTTGCTTCAGTTTTTACTGATTGGAAAACCTTTAAAGAAgaattttctgatgttttctcttACAGGTCAGAAGTGTGGTCAAAAacatcccagccccattcaGGTGAACTACATCAGCCTGGAAATTCCCTGGGCAGACAGGACTCTGTTCCAAACCCATTACATGAAGAACCAGCACCCAGGAGTGCAGTAATTGCAAATGaagaagctctgcagaagaTCAGTGCTCTGGAAAATGAACTAGCCACTTTAAGAGCACAAATAGCCAAAATTGTTATCTTGCAAGAGCAACAGAATCTGACAGCAGGTATGAGATCTACTGTACTCTTAGCACAAATTACTTAATGAATTGTCCTTTTGATGTTCGGTGCGGCATTAAGTCATTTTTGTGAGATATTGCATTACTGGTCACTCTGCATATTCCTTTGCTTAGGTTGGTAGATGGGCATAGCATCTTAATGGAGGGATACAGAGTGTTTCTTAGAACCACGGAACGACCTGGGTTGGAAcggacctttaagatcatgtagttccaaccccctgcagggacacctccctctagaccagggtgctcagagcccccatccagcctggccttgaatgccacCAGGGAGGGGGCATTTCTCTGAAGGCTCATCCGAATTCCAATCTGCAGATGAGAAAAGAAGTATGAGCAGCTTTCAGAGCAAAGCTAATGATAAACAGCTGGGATTTAACCAAGTTAAATAACTACTAACACCTGAATCTTCCTACCCAGAAATAGACCATCTCATATCATGATATAGTCATGTAAGAGACTGATTAAGCTTCTGGAAGATGTAGTTTGTATCTAAATCTTACgaaataaacagcagaaaaggagaTTGTTCATACAGAACCAGAAGTCGTTTCCTGTATTAAGCACCATaagagcttttccttctttcccttacAACTAACCACCACTGTCCATCCAATTCTGAGTCTCCAGTCTGCAAGGGTTAATGGGTTGCAGACCCATTGCCAATTACAGATAATGGCCATTCAGTTTTCACTGATTCCCACAAGTACTTTGTTTAACCTGTGCTCATGGTATCGATTAGTTTTTGCCTGTGAACTGATTCTTCCCGACCTGTTCAAATACAAAATGGTGAAACAGCTTTAAAGGTCACTTGGTTACATTCTTGAATTGTAGTAATTGTAATAATTTAATTGTAGAATGTCCCACAGGAACTTaagttttcctcattttccctttttctttatgtattagGAAACTTAAATTCTGATGTGACTTTATCATCTTTACCTCCCTCTTCTGGTAGAATGTGGTAAAGTTGTGTCTGAGTGCACTGACAGAATATTCTCCTGTACTGTCTGTGTATGTATTCATACTAGATACCGTAGGCCTCAAAACTCTGCCTTAGCCTGGTTTCAGCAGTTTCATAAAGGTGCATTTAAGCAGAGGTTTCTTCACGTTTTGATGATTTCTACTATTGTATTGAGAGAGGGAATATCAAGTCAGGATAGTTCAGACATGATTGGCTGTCCTAAAAAATCCCTATCCTCAAAGAGCTGGCATTTAAGCTTGAATTTAAGCACTATTTAAGCTctgaaatatacattttaaagtCTCATATGGTAATTTCTGTTTATAAACTGGAAGAATCATCACTCACAGGGCAGACTATGGgagagttggactggatgaccattaaaggtcccttccaactcaaatgattctataacGTCCAACCTCtcagaagaaagtgaaatactGACAATGTTAAAAGCAGGGTTTGATTTGAAAGCCGTGGTGCTGTCCATCTCAGTGCAGTTTGAACTGGGAATTCAGTGAAGGATTTTGATGTGGTTTTTCAGCGATACCAACTTATGAAGTTATGCAACAATCtaaaaaaggcagagaggagaCAACTGAAACTGTTTTAATCGTATTCTTATTAGACTATTTGTGAGGTATAAAGCGTACTTAGAAGGAAACTGACATGGCACatgttttgtttgcagctgGGCTAAGCCCTGTTGCCTCAGCTGCTGCCCCTGGTCTGCCGCCACCACCACCGCCGCcacctccccctcctcctccaccgCTCCCTCCCCCACCTCTGCAGCAAAACCTGTCTGCCATCGAGCTCATCAGACAAcggagaaacaggaaaacaaacgCTGGCCAGATTCCGACAGAAAATGGGCCGAAGAAACCTGAAATACCAAACATGCTAGAAATCCTCAAAGACATGAACAGTGTGAAACTACGCTCGGTGAAAAAGTAAGATGTTTATTTGTATGTACTAACTTCTGCATTAATGGTTTGCTTTTATGACTGTGAACTGTTTTAGCTTGGGGGAGATGACGATGTAACATTTGACAAGCAAGAGTAGAAGTGAATTCACAGCTTCTGAATCTTTGGACTAAGCTGAGGTTTCTCTTTTACCTTTCTAGATCACAGGGAgatacaaaaccaaaagcagttGACCCCACAGATCCTGCAGCTTTAATAGCAGAAGCACTCAGAAAGAAGTTTGCTTACCGATACCGAGGGGATAGCcaaagtgaaactgaaaaagtcATTCCCAAGTCTGAAGCTAAGACAAAGACTGAAGTGGTGCTGGTGAGTTGTGCTTCTGATTGCTCGGACAGATTATCATTTGATAGTTGCCTGGTAAGCCCAATAAATCTTCCTGCCAACAGGTAGAAATACCAAGGAATTAACAAACCTATCCACAGAACCCCATGAATTCTTTGAATGTAGGAAGCAAATCACATTATAGGGAGTTTCTTCTAATAATTGGCATAAGTGAGTTAACAGTTTTTagtatgattttctttctttgttccacATCATGGGGGCGTTAAAATGAGATTATTCTTAGTACAGGTTAATGGCTTCTAGTTTATTTCAGATTGATTTGAAATCCAAGGGCTTTTTGGAGCAGTGGATATTCTGTGTGTGAGTTTCTGTCAATACACATTTACTCACAAAACAAGATAACGTAGATCAGTGAGGTTAGTAAACAGCCCTCAAAGCCTTGTGCCATAGAATCAGAACAGGAAAGTGTAGAACTCCATCATCTAAAGCAGCTTAACCAAAAGAGTTAGTTGTGTGCTGAAGTCTTGTGTGGCAACATTTGCGGAGGAACAAATTGATGGAGGGAATTACCGCTGGTTTTGTGTACAGCTTGGATGGGTAATAGTTCAGCTGGGTCTCTGCTGAAAGCAATCAGTgcctttctggttttcttctcaG
The window above is part of the Coturnix japonica isolate 7356 chromosome 2, Coturnix japonica 2.1, whole genome shotgun sequence genome. Proteins encoded here:
- the MTFR1 gene encoding mitochondrial fission regulator 1; the protein is MIRWFKCLMRMIFEQVGLNMESVLWSSKPYGSSRSIVRKIGTNLSLIQCPRVQFQLTSQAIEGNHPHQHREDAVASFADVGWVAQEEGEVSTRLRSEVWSKTSQPHSGELHQPGNSLGRQDSVPNPLHEEPAPRSAVIANEEALQKISALENELATLRAQIAKIVILQEQQNLTAAGLSPVASAAAPGLPPPPPPPPPPPPPPLPPPPLQQNLSAIELIRQRRNRKTNAGQIPTENGPKKPEIPNMLEILKDMNSVKLRSVKKSQGDTKPKAVDPTDPAALIAEALRKKFAYRYRGDSQSETEKVIPKSEAKTKTEVVLFGPHMLKSTGKMKTLIENP